A single genomic interval of Lathyrus oleraceus cultivar Zhongwan6 chromosome 7, CAAS_Psat_ZW6_1.0, whole genome shotgun sequence harbors:
- the LOC127104908 gene encoding fasciclin-like arabinogalactan protein 11: MKSTMQHSLISTSFLLFALAFYSTATLAQLSPIQPPTTTSPPLPSTTASPPLSATTATAPSPGLNTVPLVPTTPTGAPSPLIPKGPTIDIINILQKAKRFSVLIRLLKTTQLINQLNSQLVSSSGSGGLTIFAPEDSDFSKLKAGFLNSLSDRQKVELLQFHTLASFISISNFDTLTNPVQTQAGDDARLQLNVTTYGGNQVSMATGAVNASVTGTVYTDSKLAIYQVDKVLLPLDLVLPAKAPALAPAPGKGLPKVGKTNSSVLDDGSSAGSDDSDGKVLPAEASKAGAVVMWVNLVVFGMTLVGGVVL; this comes from the coding sequence ATGAAGAGCACCATGCAGCATTCTCTCATCTCAACCTCATTCCTTCTCTTTGCACTGGCTTTCTACTCCACCGCTACTTTAGCCCAACTCTCCCCAATTCAACCTCCAACAACAACATCACCACCATTACCATCAACCACAGCATCACCGCCattatcagcaacaacagcaaccGCACCATCACCAGGATTAAACACAGTTCCACTTGTACCAACAACACCAACTGGTGCACCATCACCCCTCATCCCAAAAGGACCCACCATTGACATAATCAACATCCTCCAAAAAGCAAAGAGATTTTCCGTCCTAATCCGTCTTCTCAAAACAACACAATTAATCAACCAGCTCAACTCACAGCTAGTATCATCATCAGGTTCAGGTGGTTTAACAATTTTTGCACCAGAAGACAGTGACTTCTCCAAACTCAAAGCAGGATTCTTAAACTCTCTATCTGATAGACAAAAAGTTGAACTCTTACAGTTTCATACTCTTGCTTCATTCATTTCAATCTCAAACTTTGATACCTTAACCAACCCTGTTCAAACACAAGCCGGTGATGATGCTAGGCTTCAACTTAATGTTACTACTTACGGTGGAAACCAAGTTAGTATGGCTACTGGAGCCGTTAATGCTTCCGTTACCGGTACTGTTTATACTGATAGCAAACTTGCTATTTATCAAGTCGATAAGGTTCTTCTTCCTCTTGATCTTGTTCTTCCGGCTAAGGCTCCAGCGTTAGCCCCTGCGCCTGGTAAGGGTTTGCCCAAGGTTGGAAAAACTAATTCTTCTGTGCTAGATGATGGTAGCAGTGCAGGTAGCGATGATAGTGATGGGAAGGTTTTGCCGGCGGAAGCATCTAAGGCAGGGGCTGTGGTGATGTGGGTGAATCTTGTGGTTTTTGGAATGACTTTGGTTGGTGGAGTTGTTCTTTAA